The region CATAGAGCGAACAGGTCGCGTCGAAGGCCAGCGCCGAGATGTCCTCTGCCGACACCCCGGCCATGTTCTGCGCCTCGCGCAGCGCATCCGCGACGGCCTGCCAAATCTCGGCAAACTCGTATCCGGCGCGCCCGTCCGGGTCGGTTCTGGTGGAAAATCCGTGGCTTGCCCGGGCCAGCAGCCGGCCATCCGGCCCAAAGATCGCCGCCCGCGCGCGGGCGCTGCCTACGTCAACGGCGCTGAACAGCAATTCCGTCCCCCTAGCCCATCCGGCTGAGAGTTTCGGGCAGATCGGCTGCATGTTCAACCAGCGCGTTGGGCTCCAGCGCCGCCAGCTTCTCGGCCAGCCGCGCCGGACGGGCATGGGCGCCGCCCAGAAAGCCCACGACGCGCATTCCGGCGGCACGGGCGGCGCGGATGCCGGCCGGACTGTCCTCGATCACCACGCAATCCTCGGGCGCGGCGCCAAGCCGCTCGGCGGCCATCAGGAACAGGTCGGGCGCCGGCTTGCCGTGCTTGACCATGGTCGCGGAATAGACATGCGGGGCAAAATGATCCCAGAGCCCGGTCAGCCCCAGCGACAGGCGCAGCCGGTCCGGGTTGCTGGATGAGGCGACGGCACGCGGCCCGCCAAGCCGGCTGAGCGCCTGTTCGATGCCGGGGATGGCCAGCAGGTCCACCCGGAAGCGGTCGGCCAGCCGGTCGCGCAGCGCCGACAGGTCCTCGGTGATGTCGATGCCGAAACGCTCGCGCAGATAGCTGATCTCGTGGCTGGTCGAGGTGCCGAGGAACAGGTCATAGGCCTCGCGTTCCGAGATGGGCAGGTCGCGGTTGCGGATCAGCCGCATCAGCTCGCCCATCGACAGCACCTCGCTGTCCACCAGCACGCCGTCGCAATCGAAGATCAGCGCCCGGCCCATCCGCCGCTTACCCGCCGAGATAGCGGCGCAGCGTCGCCGCGGTGCCGTCGCGCCACAATGCGTTCAACCAGTTGCCGAAAGCCTCGGCAAAGCGCGGATCGCGGCCCGTAGCGCCATAGATGTCGGCCATGCCGAGCCAGACGGACGGGTCATCCTTCGCCGCCTTCGCGGTCTCGGTCAGCCGGTCCCAGCTGGGATCATTGGGCTCGATCACCGCGCCGCTGTCGGTCGTCCCGGCGCAGTAGCGGCACCACAAGGCCGATTCCAGCGCCAGCCCCTCGACCGGCAGATCGCGAGCCAGCCGGTCGGCAATGGTCGGGATGATGAACTTCGGCTGCCGGTTCGAGCCATCGAGGCAGAGCCGCCGCACGGTATCGCCGATCTTCGGGTTGGCGCAGCGCTCCTTGACCTTGGCGAAATAGGCATTGAGGTCGGTGCCCGGCACCGGCGGCACGGCGGGGATGATCTCGTCGGTTTCGACCTTCTCGAGGAAGGCTGCCACCAAATCGTTTTGCATCGCCTCGTGGACGAAATGAACATCCATCAGGCCGGCGGGATAGGCGATGACCGCATGACCTCCGTTCAGGATGCGGATCTTCATCAATTCCCAAGGGGTCACATCGGCGACGAACTCGACCCCGGCCTCTTCCAGCGGCGGGCGGCCGGCGGGGAAATTGTCTTCCAGCACCCATTGCATGAAGTCCTCGCAGAAGACCGGGGCGTCGTCGGCGATGCCGAACTCGTCGCGCACCATCGCTCGCTCGCGGTCGCTGGTGGCCGGGGTGATGCGATCAACCATGCCATTGGGGAAGGCGACATCGCCCTTGATCCAAAGCGCCAGTTCAGGGTCCGAGAGCCGCGCGGTCTCGACCACCGCCTCGCGGGTAACCGAGCCGTTATGCGGGATGTTGTCGCAGCACATGACGGTGAAAGGCTGATGACCGGCGGCGCGGCGGGCCTTCAGCCCGGCAACCAGCAGGCCGAACACGGTTTTCGGTGCATCGGGATTGGCGCCATCGGCGGCAATGGCCGGGTGGGTCGGGTCGAAATGGCCGGTATTGGCGTCGATGAAATAGCCGCCTTCGGTGATGGTCAGGCTGGCGATGCGGATGGCCGGATCGGCCAGCTGCGCGATCACCTGCGCCGAATTGCCCGGCGCGATATAGTCGATCATCGGGCCGATGACGCGCGGCTGCGAGGTCTCGGCCGATTGCTCGACCACGGTATAGAGGTTGTCCTGCCCGGCCAGCGTGTCGCGCATCCGCTGGTCGCCGGGCATGACGCCGGCGCCGATGATGGCGAAATCAAGACCCAGCCCGGCATTCATCAGCCGGTCCAGATAGACGGCCTGATGGGCGCGGTGGAAATTGCCGACGCCGAAATGCAGCATCCCGCCGCTCAGGCTCTGGCGGTCATAGGCCGGAACCGCGCAGTCGAGTTGGGAAAGGGTCGCGTCAGAAAGGTTTTGCGCCATCAGGTCACCTGTGGTCTGGGATGGAGGGGAAGCAGGATGCCGATGCCCGTCAGGGCCTCAGCTCATCCACTGCCCGCCATCGACGTTGTAGCATTGCGAGACGATGTAATTGGCCTCGTCCGAGGCGAGGAAAACGGCCATGCCGGTCAAATCGTCGGGGGTGGCAAAGCGGCCTGCGGGTACGCCGGCGGCAACTTCGGCCTTCTTCTGGCCGGGCTTCTTCCCTTCCAGCTTGGCGAACATCGAGTCCACATGGACCCAGTGATCGCCATCGACGACGCCCGGGGCGATGGCATTGACGTTGATGCCATGCTTGATGAGGTTCAGCCCCGCCGACTGGGTCATGCTGATGACCGCCGCCTTGGTCGAGCAATAGACCAGCACCAGCGGCTCACCCCGCCGCCCGGCCTGGCTCGCCATGTTGATGATCTTGCCGCCATGGCCCTGCGCGATCATCTGCCGTGCCGCCGCCTGCATGGTGAACAAGGTTCCCGCGACGTTGACGGCATAGAGCTTGTCATAGCTCGCCCGGGTGATGTCCACCGTCTCGGCCGCATCGAACAGCGCGGCATTGTTGATGAGGATATCGAGCTTGCCGGTCTTCTCGACCACTGCCGCAATGGCCGCGTCGATGCTGTCCTGCTGGCTCACGTCCAGCCGGACGGCATAGGCACCATCGCCGATCTCAGCCGCCGCCGCTTCCGCGGCTTCGAGGTTGATATCGGCGATGGCGACCTGCGCCCCCTCACGCAGGTAGGCTGCGGCAAAGCCAAGGCCGATGCCGCGGGCCGCGCCGGTGATCAGCGCGGATTTTCCATCCAAGCGTTTCACAGTGCCAGCCCGTCCTTGCCGAACTTGTAGACCCGGCCTTCCTGTGCGCTGAGGAAGATGCGGTCGCCGTGATGGACCGGGAATTCACCCTCGGCACGGGCGATCACATGCTCGCCGCTGTCCAGATCGATATGCAGGAAGGTGTCGGACCCCAGATGCTCGGCCACGCCGACGGTGCCGGGATAGTCGCCTTCGCTGGTCGACAGCTTCCAGTGCTCGGGGCGGATGCCGATGGCATGGGCGCCATGGGCCGCCGCCGCCGCGCCTTCGAGGAAGTTCATGTTGGGCGAACCGATGAAGCCCCCGACGAAGCGGTTGGCCGGGCGGGCATAAAGCTCCATCGGGCTTCCCACCTGCTCGACATTGCCGGCGCGAAGCACGACGATCTTGTCGGCCATGGTCATCGCCTCGACCTGGTCATGGGTCACGTAGATCATCGTGGTCTTGAGGCTGTTATGCAGCTCGCTGATCTCGACCCGCATGTTGACGCGCAGCGCCGCATCGAGGTTCGACAGCGGTTCGTCGAAGAGGAAGGCCGATGGCTCGCGGACGATGGCGCGGCCAATGGCGACGCGCTGGCGCTGGCCGCCCGAGAGCTGCCCCGGCTTGCGGTCCAGATAGCTGTCGAGGTTCAGGATCTTCGCCGCATGGCTGACGCGCTTTTCCTGCTCGGCCTCGGGCATCTTGGCCATCTTCAGCGGGAAGGCGATGTTCTTGCGGACCGACATATGCGGGTAAAGCGCATAGGACTGGAACACCATGGCCAGACCGCGCTTGGCGGGACCGGCATCGGTGACATCCTGGCCGTCGATCTGGATCTGGCCCGAAGTCACATCTTCCAGCCCGGCGATCAGCCGCAAGAGGGTCGACTTGCCGCAGCCCGAGGGGCCGACGAAGACGACGAATTCGCCATTGTTGATTTCCAGATCCACACCGGGAATGACTTCGACATCGCCAAAGGCCTTGCGGACGTTCTTGAGCGTAATGCTGCCCATCGTAAGGTCTCCTTATTTCACCGCGCCGAAGGTCAGGCCGCGGACAAGTTGTTTCTGGCTGAACCAGCCCATGATCAGGATCGGCGCGATGGCCAGCGTCGAGGCCGCCGAGAGCTTGGCCCAGAACAGGCCCTGCGGGCTGGAGAAGGAGGCGATGAAGGCCGAGAGCGGCGCGGCATTCGTCGTGGTCAGCTGGATGGTCCAGAAAGCCTCGTTCCAGGCCAGGATGATGTTCAGAAGCAGCGTCGAGGCAATGCCCGGCACCGCCATCGGCGCCAGCACATGCATGATCTCCTGCCCCAGCGTCGCCCCATCCATCCGCGCGGCCTCGAGGATCTCGCCCGGGATCTCGCGGAAATAGGTGTAGAGCATCCAGACCACGATCGGCAGGTTCATCAGCATCAGCACGATGACCAGCCCGGTGCGGGTGTCGAGCAGGCCGGTCCGAAGGAAGATCAGGTAGATCGGCACCAGCACGGCCACGGCGGGCATCATCTTGGTCGACAGCATCCACATCAGGATGTCTTTCGTCCGCTTGGTGGGCGAGAAGGCCATGGCCCAGGCCGCCGGGATGGCGACCAGCAGCGCCAGCACGGTCGAGCCCACGGCGATGATCACCGAGTTCATGAACGGCCGGAAGTAGTTATACTGCGACTGCACCTCGCGATAGCTCTCCAGCGTGAAGCTGGGGATCAGGTCGAAGCCGGCAATCGCCTCCTGCTCGGACTTGAAGCTGGTGATGATGGCATAGAGGATCGGGAAGAAGATCAGCAGGGCCACGAACCATGCGGCGATGGTCCAGCCGATCCGGGTGTTGCGGGAAACTGCGCGTGCCATGTCTCTCTCCTCAGTCCAGGTTCTTGCCGACGGCGCGCATCAGGAAGATGGCGCAGACATTGGCCAGCACGACCGCGATGATGCCCCCGGCCGCAGCCCCGCCGATGTCGAAGTTCAGACGTGCGGCGCGATAGATCAGGTAGGTCAGGTTGGTCGAGGCATTGCCCGGCCCGCCATTGGTGGTCACCAGGATCTCGGCATAGACGCCCAGAAGGAAGATCGTCTGGATCAGGATCACCACGGTGATCGCACGGGCCATGTGCGGCAGGGTCAGATAGATGAAGCGCTGCAGCGCCGGGGCGCCGTCCATTTCCGCGGCCTCCATCTGCTCGCCATCCAGCGATTGCAGCGAAGTAAGCAGGATCAGCGTGGCGAAGGGCAGCCATTGCCAGGCCACGATCAGGATGATCGAGAACAGCGGATATTGCGCGAACCAGTCGACGGGCTGGGCGCCGAAGAACTTGGCGATATCGGCAAACACCCCGTAACTTGGGTGCATGATCATGTTCTTCCAGATCAGCGCCGCCACCGGCGGCATGACGAAGAAGGGCGAGATCACCAGGATCCGCACGATCCCCTGTCCGAAGATCGGCTTGTCGATCAGCATGGCGATCAGGATGCCGCCGACCACGGTGATGGCCAGAACGCCCACCACCAGCACCAGCGTGTTCCAGATCGACTCCCAGAAGGCCGGATCGGTGTAGAAATACTGGTAATTGAAGAAGCCGGCCCAGCTGGTATTCGCGGGGTTCAGCAGGTTGTAGTTCAGGAATGAATAGTAAAGCGTCATCGCCAGCGGCACGATCATCCAGATCAGAAGCAGGACAATCGCAGGTGCGCGCATGAGGCGGGCGAGGCTCTGGGTCTGGCGCGTGGCCATGGCGTGACTCCTCCGGCAAGCGCGAGGCGGGGGCCTTGCGCAGTCTCACGGGCTTGGCGCCGACCGGAGAAACCGGACGGCGCCTTATGCTTGGGTGTTTACTTGATGTAACCGGCGCGGGTCATTTCGCGCGTGGTATTGGCTTGCGCCCCGGCCAGCGCGTCGGCGGCCGACATCTGCCCGGCCAAGGCGGCCGAGAATTGCTGGCCCACCGCCGTGCCGATGCCCTGGAATTCCGGGATGGCGACGAACTGGCCGCCGCTATAGGGAATGTCCTGCACCGAGGATTTGGTGGTGTTGGCGGCGTTCATCGAGGTCAGGGTCATGGCCGCGAAGGGGGCAGCCGCCTGATACTCGGCATTCTCGTAAAGCGAGGTGCGCGTGCCCGGAGGGGCCGAGCGCCAGCCATCGGTCGCGGCGACCTGGGCGGTGTAGTCCTTGCTGGTTGCCCAGGCGACGAACTTCTTGGCCGCGTCAGGCGCGTCCGAGGAGGCCGGGATCGCCAGGCTCCAGGCCCAGAGCCAGTTGCCGTGGTTGTCGACGCCTTCCTTGTTCGGGAACTGCGCGAAACCCACCTTGTCGGCGACGGTCGAATTGGCCGGGTCGGTGACGAAGCTGGCGGCGACGGTGGCGTCGATCCAGATGCCGCACTTGCCCTGCTGGAACAGCGACAGGTTCTCGTTGAAGCCGTTCGACGAGGCGCCCGGAGGGCCGTAATTGGTCATCAGCGCCAGGTAGTCGTTCAGCGCCTCGCTCCATTCCGCGCTTTCGAACTGGGGTTTCCAGTCCATGTCGAACCAGCGCCCGCCATAGCTGTTGGCCATGGCCGTCAGGAAGGCCATGTTCTCGCCCCAGCCCGGCTTGCCGCGCAGGCAGATGCCATAGACTTCGCCATCCTTGTTGGTCATCTTCTCGGCGGCGGTCTTGATGTCGGCCCAGGTCGGGCTGTCCGGAATGGTCACGCCGGCGGCCTCGGCCAGGTCGGTGCGATACATCACCATGGCAGATTCGCCATAGAAGGGCACCGCGTACAGCGTGTCATCGACCGACAGCGCGGCGCTGATCGAGGGCAGGATGTCGGCGGCGTCATATTCGGCCGGCAGGTCGTTCAGCGGCACCAGCCAGTCCTGCTTGGCCCAGATCGGAACCTCGTAGGTGCCGATGGTCAGCACGTCATACTGCCCGCCCTTGGTGGCGATGTCGGTGGTGACGCGCTCGCGCAGGATGTTCTCTTCCAGCGTGACCCATTCCAGCGTGATGTCCGGGTTCGCCTCGGTAAAGGGCGCGGTCATCTTCTGCATGCGGATCATGTCGCCATTGTTCACCGTGGCGATGGTCAGGGTCTCGGCCTGTGCCGCAATCCCCATAACCGTCAATGCGCTGGCCCCCAGAAGGGCGCGCTTCAGATAGCTCATAGTCTTCCTCCCTTGGCATTTGCCATTCCCATGGGCAAATGCTCATCGATCGGCATGTTTTTGTCAACTGAAATTCTTGACCGAACGTCAATCAGCGAGGCGGGATTATGATTTCAAAAGAAATTCTGCGGTCTCGGTATCGGTGATCAGGCCGTTCACCAGCCCGCCGCGCAGCGCACCACGGATCGCCTGATGCTTCGCAGCCCCCATTGCAGCGGCGATGACCAGGGTTGATTCCCGAGACGGGATCGGCGGCGAGGCGACGCGCTGCATCAGCTCGCTGTCGATCAGCCGGCCCTCAGCATCATAAGCCCAGCCCACGATCTCGCCCACCGCACCGGCGCTGCGCAGGGTCTCGATTTCCGCACTGGTCAGGAAGCCGTCCAGCACCAGCGGGGCATCGGGACCGATGGTGCCGATGCCGACAAAGGCCACGGACGCGGCCTGGGTCATCTCGATCACCCGGGCGATGCCTGCCTGCCCGTTTAGCGCCTCGCGCTCGGCGGCGCTGCTGGCGATGACCGGAACCACCAGTGGATAGCTGCGCGCCGTCACCCGCTCGGACAGCGAGAAAAGCACGTTGTAATAGGCGGTCGAGCCGTCGGTGGCGATATTGCCGGTCAGCGAGACGATCCGGTGCTGGGCGCAATCGACCCGCGACATCTGCTCGACCCCCGATCGCAGGGTGCGACCGGTGCCGAAGGCGGCGATCAGCGGATCGGACCGGCGCAGCCAGGTCTCGATGCAATCGGCCACGGCAATGGCCATGCCGGCGCCGCGCGCATCCGCCGGCACCACCTCGCAGAATTGCAGCCCCGCCTGCCGCCGCAACCGCGCGGCCAGATCGAGGCAATCGGCAAAGGGGTGGTCGATGCGCACCTTGACCAGCCCGGCCGCCTGCGCCTGCGCCACCATGCGCTGCACGCTCTGGCGCGAAATGCCCATCTGCGCGGCGATCTCGTCCTGGGTCTGGCCGGCGACAAAGGACAGCCAGGCGGCGCGGGCCATCTGTTCCTGCTTGCGGTCCTCGACACTCATTCCCTGCGGCCCCTCGTGACGTCTGATGCGGGATTAACAGAGATTGGTCTGCGCGCCTATGCGCTTTGTCCGGGTGCGTCGAAAGGGCCGGGGCCGCTGATCATCCGCCAAAGGAAAAGCCCATGTCTTGAAACCGTGCTGGTCCGCAATGCGCGTCAAAACCACGCGTTGAACAGCGGGAAGCCTTGCGAGTATCTGATCGGAACAAAAAGAGAACTTCATGACCCGTCTCATCGAAATATTGCTCTATCGGCTCAAGCCGGGAACCGGGGGAGTGTTCTTTGATATCATGCAGAATATCAGCGTCCCGCTGCATGTGCAGAACGGAATCGATGTGATCTGGCACGGACAATCCCTGCATGATCCCGATGCCTATGGTTTGATCCGTGGCTTTGCAGACATGACGACACTGGATGCTGTGCAGTCTGCATTTTACGCCAGCACAGCATGGAGGTCCGGACCGCGCGAGGCCATCATTGCCCGGATCGAGACGGCAACGAAAATCATCATTCCCATGAACGCTGATGCGGTGAAGGGGTTGCGGGAACAAGGATACCACGCCTTCCCGACCGAAAGGTAAGGACCCTAGGCGGCACAACACGGGTTAGCGACATAGCCATGAAAAACCCCGCGCCATCCGGTCAGGACGGCGCGGGGTCGGGATCAGGTTACGGATCAGGCGCGCAGGTCGAAGCGGTCGGCGTCCATCACCTTGGTCCATGCGGCGACGAAATCGCGCACGAACTTGGCATTCGCGTCATTCTGGGCATAGACCTCGGCATAGGCGCGCAGGATCGAGTTCGAGCCGAAGACCAGGTCGACCCGGGTCGCCGTCCATTTCACCGCGCCGGTCTTGCGGTCGCGGATCTCGTAGAGATCCTTGCCCACCGGAACCCACTGGTAGTTCATGTCGGTCAGGTTGACGAAGAAGTCAGTGGTCAGCGCGCCCTCGCGATCGGTGAAGACGCCAGCCTTCGAGCCGCCGTAATTGGCACCGATCACCCGCATCCCGCCGACCAGAACGGTCATCTCGGGGGCGGTCAGGCCCATCAGCTGGGTGCGGTCCAAGAGCATTTCCTCGGTGCTGACCACGTAGTCCTTCTTGACCCAGTTCCGATAGCCATCGGCCAGCGGCTCCATCACGTCGAACGAGGCGGCATCGGTCTGCGCGTCGCTGGCATCGCCCCGGCCCGGCGCGAAGGGCACCGAAACCTCGACCCCGGCGGCTTTCGCCGCCTGTTCGATGCCGACATTGCCGGCCAGCACGATCACATCGGCGACCGAGGCGCCCGACGAGGCCGCGATCGGCTCCAGCACCGACAGCACGCGGGCCAGACGCTCGGGCTCGTTGCCGATCCAGTCCTTTTGCGGCGCCAGGCGGATGCGCGCGCCATTGGCGCCGCCGCGCATGTCCGAGCCGCGATAGGTCCGGGCGCTGTCCCAGGCCGTCGTCACCATGTCCGACAGCGACAGGCCCGAGGCCGCGATCTTGGCCTTGACCGCCGCGACATCATAGTTGGTCGGGCCGGCGGGGATCGGGTCCTGCCAGATCAACTCTTCCGAGGGCACATCCGGGCCGAAATAGCGTTCGATCGGGCCCATGTCGCGGTGGGTCAGCTTGAACCAGGCGCGGGCGAAAGCCTCGTTGAAGGCCTCGGGATCACGGTGGAACCGCTCGGAGATCGCGCGATAGGCCGGGTCGACCTTCAGCGCCATATCGGCATCGGTCATGATCGGGTTGTAGCGGATCGAGGGGTCCTCGACATCGACCGGCCGGTCTTCCTCGGCGATCGACACCGGCTCCCACTGGTTCGCGCCGGCGGGGCTTTTGCGCAATTCCCAGTCATGCTCCATCAGCATCTTGAAGAAGCCGTTGTCCCATTTCGTCGGATGGGTGGTCCAGGCGCCCTCGATGCCGCTGACGACCTGATCGCGACCGATGCCACGGCCGGTCTTGTTCATCCAGCCAAGGCCCTGATCCTCGACACCCGAGGCTTCGGGGTTCGGGCTCAGATTGGCGGCGCTGCCATTGCCGTGGGCCTTGCCGATGGTGTGACCACCAGCGGTCAGTGCCACGGTTTCCTCGTCATCCATCGCCATGCGGGCAAAGGTCTCGCGCATCTGCGCGGCAGTCTTCAGCGGGTCGGGCTTGCCGTTCACGCCTTCCGGGTTGACGTAGATCAGGCCCATCTGCACCGCGGCCAGCGGGTTTTCCATGGTTTCGGGCGCATCGACATTGTCGTAGCGCGTGTCCGAGGGGGCCAGCCATTCCTTCTCGGCGCCCCAATAGGTGTCCTTCTCGGGATGCCAGATATCCTCGCGCCCGAAGCCGAAGCCAAAGGTCTTCAGCCCGGCGGTTTCATAGGCCATGGTCCCGGCCAGCTGGATCAGGTCGGCCCAGCTGATCTTGTTGCCGTATTTCTTCTTGATCGGCCACAGAAGACGGCGGCCCTTGTCGGTATTGGCGTTGTCCGGCCAGCTGTTCAGCGGCGCAAAACGCTGGTTGCCGGTGCCACCGCCGCCACGGCCATCGGCCAGACGATAGGACCCCGCCGTGTGCCATGCCACGCGGGCGAACATGCCGACATAGCTGCCCCAGTCGGCGGGCCACCAGTCCTGGCTGTCGGTCATCAGCGCGCGCAGATCGGCCTTCAGCGCCTCGACATCCAGCGTCTTCAACTCTTCGCGATAGTCGAAATCGGGACCCAGCGGGTTGGTCTTGCTGTCATGCTGGCTGAGAATGTCCAGGTTCAGCGCGTTCGGCCACCAATCGACATTCGACTGACCCGCCGAGGTCACGCTACCATGCATGACCGGGCACTTGCCGGCAGTTTTCACATCATTTCCGTCCATCTGACCTCTCCGTTTCCAACATGTGAATGCGTATCAGGGCAACAATCCGGCGCGGACCCGAGGGCGCAAACGCCTTCGGGCCACACCGGACCACAACCTGTTGCCGAACACTCTGCCCCAGAAGTTTGATTATTTGAATTTGTATCTTCTTATCCTCGTGATAAATTTATCTTATGAAACGCTTGACCCTGAAACATCTGCGCTATTTCGAGGCGCTGGCCCGCTGGAACCATTTCGGACGCGCCGCCGAAAGCCTTGCCTTGTCGCAGCCGGCCTTGTCCGTGCAGATGAAGGAGCTGGAGGAGATCCTGGGCGCGCCACTGCTGGAACGGGGCGCACGGCAGGTGACGCTGACCAGCCTGGGCGAGGATTTTGCCCTGCGCGCGCGCAAGATCCTGCAATCGGTCGAGGAACTGGGCGAGCTGGCCCGCGCCACCGACGGTCCGCTGACCGGCACCCTGCGGCTGGGAGTGATCCCGACTATAGCGCCCTACCTGCTGCCTGCGACCATCAAGCTTCTGACCCTGCGCCATCCGGCGCTGGACGTGCGCCCGCGCGAGGCGGTGACGCAGAAGCTGATCGATGATCTGCTCGAGGGGCGGCTCGACACGGCCATCGTTGCCCTGCCGATCTCGGAGAACGCGCTGCACGAGGAGCCGCTGTTCCACGAGGATTTCCTGCTGGTGCGGCCGCTGGAGGATGCGCAAAAACCCGTGCCCCGGCCCGAGAACCTGCGCGAGATGCGGCTTTTGCTGCTGGAAGAGGGGCATTGCTTCCGCGATCAGGCGCTGTCCTATTGCAGCCCCTCGCCCTCGCAGCCGCGCGACCTGATGGAGGGCAGTTCGCTGTCCACGCTGGTGCAGATGGTCGGCGCGGGAATCGGCGTCACCCTGATCCCGGAAATGGCGATAGCGCTGGAAACCCGCACGGCGCCGGTCTGCGTGGCCGACCTGCCCGAGCCGCGCCCCTCAAGGCGGATCGGGATGGTCTGGCGCAAGACCTCGCCGCTATTCGGCCAGATGCAGCAGATCGCCCATCTGGTGCGCGACGCGGCGCAGGGGCAGGAGGCGGCGCGAGTGCCTGCGCCCGTTTCCGGCTGACCTGCCCAAACGCACAGAGCAGCTTGCAAATCCCGTCGGCGCGCGGTCAGGTCAGGCGGTATTCGCCGTCACGAGGATTGCTTTGATGAAGTTGCGCCCCGCCCACCTTGCCACCACCGTCGCCCTGAGCTTCGCCCTCGCCGCACCGGCGACGGCGCAGACCGCCCCCCAGCGCGCCAGTGCCTTCTCCGCCGAGGGATTGATCGGCGGCATCACTCGGCTGATGGTCTCTTACGGTCGGATGGTCGCCGATCTGCGCTATGGCGCGCTGGCGGTGGATGGGCCGCGCGGCACGCTGGTCATGCGCGACCTCGAGATCGCGGGCATCGGCAAATACGAGACCTGCCGCGTTTTGCTGGACCGTCTGCAGGTTTCGGGGCTGAGCCTCTGGGCGCAGGAGGAGGCCGCGACCCGGCTTGACCTCTCGGGCCTCGACATTGCCACGCAATGCTTCGGCATGAACGGCGCGATGATCGCGGCGGTCATCGATGATGACATGATCCGGCTGGATACGGTTGCCCTCGACGCGCGCCAAAGTGCCGGCAGCGGTGCGCTGGCCATGGATGTCGAGGCGATCGCGCCGGGCCTCGCCCGGATCGAGGGCAGCGCCGATTTCGACTATGTCACGATGTTCATCCCCGAATTCTTCGAGCGGATCACTGAGGGCAATTCCGACCCCGCAGATTTCAGCGACGAAACCGCGCCCGAGATGGCGGACGGCCCGCCCGAGATGGGGGTCCGGGGCACGCTGCGCGCGGCGCATCTGTCGCTTGAGGATCTCGGCGGTTGGGAAAAGCTGCGCCCGATCCTGCCGCCCGAAGCGACCAGCCCCGAAGGCTTGCAGGCCTTGGTGACGGCCGAACCCGGCACGCCGCAGCAGGCCTTCCAGCAGGCTGTCGCCGACGCATTGAAAGCCTTCGTGGCCGAGCCCGGTCGCCTGAC is a window of Paracoccus zhejiangensis DNA encoding:
- a CDS encoding HAD family hydrolase, producing the protein MGRALIFDCDGVLVDSEVLSMGELMRLIRNRDLPISEREAYDLFLGTSTSHEISYLRERFGIDITEDLSALRDRLADRFRVDLLAIPGIEQALSRLGGPRAVASSSNPDRLRLSLGLTGLWDHFAPHVYSATMVKHGKPAPDLFLMAAERLGAAPEDCVVIEDSPAGIRAARAAGMRVVGFLGGAHARPARLAEKLAALEPNALVEHAADLPETLSRMG
- a CDS encoding mannitol dehydrogenase family protein, whose protein sequence is MAQNLSDATLSQLDCAVPAYDRQSLSGGMLHFGVGNFHRAHQAVYLDRLMNAGLGLDFAIIGAGVMPGDQRMRDTLAGQDNLYTVVEQSAETSQPRVIGPMIDYIAPGNSAQVIAQLADPAIRIASLTITEGGYFIDANTGHFDPTHPAIAADGANPDAPKTVFGLLVAGLKARRAAGHQPFTVMCCDNIPHNGSVTREAVVETARLSDPELALWIKGDVAFPNGMVDRITPATSDRERAMVRDEFGIADDAPVFCEDFMQWVLEDNFPAGRPPLEEAGVEFVADVTPWELMKIRILNGGHAVIAYPAGLMDVHFVHEAMQNDLVAAFLEKVETDEIIPAVPPVPGTDLNAYFAKVKERCANPKIGDTVRRLCLDGSNRQPKFIIPTIADRLARDLPVEGLALESALWCRYCAGTTDSGAVIEPNDPSWDRLTETAKAAKDDPSVWLGMADIYGATGRDPRFAEAFGNWLNALWRDGTAATLRRYLGG
- a CDS encoding L-iditol 2-dehydrogenase, which encodes MKRLDGKSALITGAARGIGLGFAAAYLREGAQVAIADINLEAAEAAAAEIGDGAYAVRLDVSQQDSIDAAIAAVVEKTGKLDILINNAALFDAAETVDITRASYDKLYAVNVAGTLFTMQAAARQMIAQGHGGKIINMASQAGRRGEPLVLVYCSTKAAVISMTQSAGLNLIKHGINVNAIAPGVVDGDHWVHVDSMFAKLEGKKPGQKKAEVAAGVPAGRFATPDDLTGMAVFLASDEANYIVSQCYNVDGGQWMS
- a CDS encoding ABC transporter ATP-binding protein encodes the protein MGSITLKNVRKAFGDVEVIPGVDLEINNGEFVVFVGPSGCGKSTLLRLIAGLEDVTSGQIQIDGQDVTDAGPAKRGLAMVFQSYALYPHMSVRKNIAFPLKMAKMPEAEQEKRVSHAAKILNLDSYLDRKPGQLSGGQRQRVAIGRAIVREPSAFLFDEPLSNLDAALRVNMRVEISELHNSLKTTMIYVTHDQVEAMTMADKIVVLRAGNVEQVGSPMELYARPANRFVGGFIGSPNMNFLEGAAAAAHGAHAIGIRPEHWKLSTSEGDYPGTVGVAEHLGSDTFLHIDLDSGEHVIARAEGEFPVHHGDRIFLSAQEGRVYKFGKDGLAL
- a CDS encoding carbohydrate ABC transporter permease — protein: MARAVSRNTRIGWTIAAWFVALLIFFPILYAIITSFKSEQEAIAGFDLIPSFTLESYREVQSQYNYFRPFMNSVIIAVGSTVLALLVAIPAAWAMAFSPTKRTKDILMWMLSTKMMPAVAVLVPIYLIFLRTGLLDTRTGLVIVLMLMNLPIVVWMLYTYFREIPGEILEAARMDGATLGQEIMHVLAPMAVPGIASTLLLNIILAWNEAFWTIQLTTTNAAPLSAFIASFSSPQGLFWAKLSAASTLAIAPILIMGWFSQKQLVRGLTFGAVK
- a CDS encoding carbohydrate ABC transporter permease, translated to MATRQTQSLARLMRAPAIVLLLIWMIVPLAMTLYYSFLNYNLLNPANTSWAGFFNYQYFYTDPAFWESIWNTLVLVVGVLAITVVGGILIAMLIDKPIFGQGIVRILVISPFFVMPPVAALIWKNMIMHPSYGVFADIAKFFGAQPVDWFAQYPLFSIILIVAWQWLPFATLILLTSLQSLDGEQMEAAEMDGAPALQRFIYLTLPHMARAITVVILIQTIFLLGVYAEILVTTNGGPGNASTNLTYLIYRAARLNFDIGGAAAGGIIAVVLANVCAIFLMRAVGKNLD
- a CDS encoding ABC transporter substrate-binding protein, with the protein product MSYLKRALLGASALTVMGIAAQAETLTIATVNNGDMIRMQKMTAPFTEANPDITLEWVTLEENILRERVTTDIATKGGQYDVLTIGTYEVPIWAKQDWLVPLNDLPAEYDAADILPSISAALSVDDTLYAVPFYGESAMVMYRTDLAEAAGVTIPDSPTWADIKTAAEKMTNKDGEVYGICLRGKPGWGENMAFLTAMANSYGGRWFDMDWKPQFESAEWSEALNDYLALMTNYGPPGASSNGFNENLSLFQQGKCGIWIDATVAASFVTDPANSTVADKVGFAQFPNKEGVDNHGNWLWAWSLAIPASSDAPDAAKKFVAWATSKDYTAQVAATDGWRSAPPGTRTSLYENAEYQAAAPFAAMTLTSMNAANTTKSSVQDIPYSGGQFVAIPEFQGIGTAVGQQFSAALAGQMSAADALAGAQANTTREMTRAGYIK